The Neodiprion virginianus isolate iyNeoVirg1 chromosome 5, iyNeoVirg1.1, whole genome shotgun sequence genome contains a region encoding:
- the LOC124304893 gene encoding transcription factor Sp4-like isoform X2, giving the protein MGQFSLVDPNRDVISDTTEEVDEEHDPLQQQEAVEQQQQQQQQQQQQQQQQQQQQQQQQQQQQQQQQQQQQQEQQQQQNAQPQIRFLNANVLQQLQQQQVAQQQQQQQQHDAQQQQQQPQPQVITLQQLQNFVPLQHAQQDQNQQRAQTISVQALPQQFLQNTQLVGGQTQGTLQHQSQPHQQQQQQQQQLSYNMIPQMQTVNIDGQEALFIPSSAMSAATTHHQSQPTMQFATTGGQQVQLAGGQTLITPHPVSLIRTPNVFPTSILQNIGGQTVQLPTGQSVQVRPLQFPMQQVQQTVPVQVPVTVSNGQTVYQTVHFPVQALSNVFNMPTTQMIPQITQQIPQMAQIITPNGQIQQVQIANLSQLQGLQGQQVAQQVAQQVAQQQVVQQVAQQQTQQQVVQTVQQQQVAQAQHVQQQQVQQVVQQVIQQQQQHQQQQQQQQQQQQQQQQQQQQQQQQQPQQHQVQRVQQVSTPAPTVSTWSTSVSTPSNVQVVGIGSLGRTMNGNMLTTKDGQKIDVQTLSTLTRQPESVEGDLKVSSIDPSHLANSQVIHIQAPQTTQSAMQPITLTGAQGQQLTLIPASALTNLTSQGGMMRGVGSNIMQLQPAAGMNASNGFLQSFPVQNIPGLGNVQVIPASALQQASMQSLPSNPTGTQIVTAAPTVHIEGNEPSKWQIVQTIQSAPTPSTPAPPVQQYQASTTASAPETDPNKQHRRRVACTCPNCGDGDRNRDMTRKRQHVCHIPGCNKVYGKTSHLRAHLRWHTGERPFVCSWVFCGKKFTRSDELQRHRRTHTGEKRFQCPECTKKFMRSDHLTKHIKTHTKLRSGDADVDDPERDLEAEAPQEKSWPVSIIAIHSDLPASQEAATSTQEGSSDSQSSSEEKMIITIHKESEPSDMKMN; this is encoded by the exons ATGGGCCAATTTTCCCTAGTGGACCCGAACAGGGATGTCATCTCAGATACGACG GAGGAGGTCGACGAGGAACACGACCCGTTGCAACAACAAGAAGCTGTggaacagcagcagcagcagcaacaacaacaacaacaacagcaacaacaacaacaacaacaacaacaacaacaacagcagcagcagcagcagcagcagcagcagcagcagcagcaggagcagcagcagcagcaaaaTGCACAGCCCCAGATCCGATTTCTAAACGCAAATGTTTTACAGCAGCTCCAACAGCAGCAAGTTGcacagcaacaacaacaacagcagcagcatgatgcgcaacaacaacaacaacaaccacaACCACAAGTCATTACCTTGCAACAATTGCAAAACTTTGTGCCTTTGCAACATGCTCAACAAGACCAAAATCAACAAAGGGCGCAAACCATCTCTGTACAAGCTCTGCCGCAGCAGTTCTTACAA AATACTCAACTCGTCGGTGGCCAGACTCAAGGAACGTTGCAGCATCAGTCGCAGCCACaccaacagcagcaacagcaacagcaacagttGAGTTACAACATGATTCCACAGATGCAAACGGTGAACATTGACGGCCAAGAGGCCCTGTTCATTCCATCGTCAGCAATGTCGGCCGCGACTACTCACCACCAGTCTCAGCCGACAATGCAATTTGCGACGACAGGTGGGCAGCAGGTGCAGCTAGCCGGCGGGCAGACTCTGATAACTCCGCATCCCGTCAGCCTGATCAGAACACCCAATGTTTTCCCCACTTCCATCCTACAAAACATCGGTGGACAAACTGTCCAGTTGCCAACAG GGCAGAGTGTGCAGGTCCGACCTCTACAGTTTCCAATGCAACAAGTCCAGCAAACCGTACCTGTTCAGGTTCCAGTCACCGTTAGCAATGGACAAACTGTCTATCAGACTGTACATTTTCCGGTACAAGCTCTGTCCAATGTATTCAACATGCCCACTACTCAAATGATACCGCAAATTACTCAG CAAATCCCACAAATGGCCCAAATTATTACTCCCAATGGACAAATACAACAAGTACAAATTGCAAATTTGTCACAGCTGCAAGGTTTACAG GGTCAGCAAGTTGCTCAACAAGTAGCTCAGCAGGTGGCGCAGCAGCAAGTTGTGCAGCAAGTTGCTCAGCAGCAAACGCAGCAGCAGGTTGTCCAGACGGTTCAGCAACAACAAGTCGCACAAGCTCAGCATGTGCAGCAGCAACAAGTACAGCAGGTTGTACAGCAAGTTattcagcagcagcagcaacaccaacaacagcagcagcagcaacaacaacaacaacaacaacaacaacagcagcagcaacagcaacagcaacagcaaccACAGCAACATCAAGTGCAACGTGTGCAACAAGTTTCAACACCAGCCCCAACTGTTTCTACATGGAGCACTTCAGTCAGCACACCAAGCAATGTTCAG GTGGTTGGAATAGGATCTCTTGGGAGAACCATGAACGGCAACATGTTGACAACGAAGGATGGGCAGAAGATTGACGTTCAGACATTGTCAACACTGACTAGGCAACCAGAAAGTGTCGAAGGAGACCTCAAAGTATCGAGTATCGATCCGAGCCATTTAGCCAACAGTCAAGTCATTCATATTCAAGCACCGCAAACTACTCAGTCTGCAATGCAACCTATCACCCTCACAG GCGCCCAAGGACAACAATTAACACTGATACCAGCCTCTGCCTTGACAAACCTTACTTCGCAAGGTGGAATGATGAGGGGTGTCGGTAGTAACATAATGCAGCTCCAGCCAGCAGCTGGGATGAATGCATCAAATGGATTTCTGCAGTCATTTCCCGTACAAAATATTCCTGGATTGGGAAATGTCCAGGTCATCCCAGCCAGTGCCCTGCAACAGGCCTCCATGCAATCGTTACCTTCAAATCCAACCGGAACGCAAATTGTTACCGCTGCACCAACTGTTCATATTGAGGGAAACGAACCATCCAAGTGGCAGATCGTGCAAACGATTCAGTCCGCGCCTACACCCAGCACTCCTGCCCCACCAGTGCAGCAATATCAGGCAAGCACCACTGCGTCGGCACCTGAGACTGATCCAAACAAACAGCATCGTCGCCGAGTTGCCTGTACCTGTCCAAATTGTGGCGATGGCGACAG AAACAGGGATATGACACGGAAGAGGCAGCATGTATGCCATATTCCAGGCTGCAACAAGGTTTACGGAAAAACAAGTCATCTTCGAGCGCACCTGAGGTGGCACACTGGAGAACGGCCGTTTGTCTGTAGTTGGGTATTTTGCGGTAAAAAGTTCACAAGATCGGACGAACTGCAACGACATCGGAGGACACACACGGGAGAGAAGCGGTTTCAATGCCCAGAGTGTACAAAGAAATTCATGCGCTCCGATCATCTCACTAAACACATTAAGACTCACACGAAACTTCGCAGTGGG GATGCTGACGTCGATGATCCTGAGAGAGATCTAGAAGCGGAGGCACCCCAGGAAAAATCTTGGCCTGTTAGTATAATAGCAATTCACAGTGATCTTCCAGCTTCTCAG GAGGCAGCAACATCGACACAGGAAGGATCATCTGACAGTCAATCGTCGAGTGAGGAGAAGATGATAATCACCATACACAAAGAATCTGAACCGTCGGATATGAAGATGAACTGA
- the LOC124304893 gene encoding transcription factor Sp4-like isoform X3 — protein MATVKIQPKEEVDEEHDPLQQQEAVEQQQQQQQQQQQQQQQQQQQQQQQQQQQQQQQQQQQQQEQQQQQNAQPQIRFLNANVLQQLQQQQVAQQQQQQQQHDAQQQQQQPQPQVITLQQLQNFVPLQHAQQDQNQQRAQTISVQALPQQFLQNTQLVGGQTQGTLQHQSQPHQQQQQQQQQLSYNMIPQMQTVNIDGQEALFIPSSAMSAATTHHQSQPTMQFATTGGQQVQLAGGQTLITPHPVSLIRTPNVFPTSILQNIGGQTVQLPTDSKASLDVSGQSVQVRPLQFPMQQVQQTVPVQVPVTVSNGQTVYQTVHFPVQALSNVFNMPTTQMIPQITQQIPQMAQIITPNGQIQQVQIANLSQLQGLQGQQVAQQVAQQVAQQQVVQQVAQQQTQQQVVQTVQQQQVAQAQHVQQQQVQQVVQQVIQQQQQHQQQQQQQQQQQQQQQQQQQQQQQQQPQQHQVQRVQQVSTPAPTVSTWSTSVSTPSNVQVVGIGSLGRTMNGNMLTTKDGQKIDVQTLSTLTRQPESVEGDLKVSSIDPSHLANSQVIHIQAPQTTQSAMQPITLTGAQGQQLTLIPASALTNLTSQGGMMRGVGSNIMQLQPAAGMNASNGFLQSFPVQNIPGLGNVQVIPASALQQASMQSLPSNPTGTQIVTAAPTVHIEGNEPSKWQIVQTIQSAPTPSTPAPPVQQYQASTTASAPETDPNKQHRRRVACTCPNCGDGDRNRDMTRKRQHVCHIPGCNKVYGKTSHLRAHLRWHTGERPFVCSWVFCGKKFTRSDELQRHRRTHTGEKRFQCPECTKKFMRSDHLTKHIKTHTKLRSGDADVDDPERDLEAEAPQEKSWPVSIIAIHSDLPASQEAATSTQEGSSDSQSSSEEKMIITIHKESEPSDMKMN, from the exons ATGGCCACAGTCAAGATTCAGCCAAAG GAGGAGGTCGACGAGGAACACGACCCGTTGCAACAACAAGAAGCTGTggaacagcagcagcagcagcaacaacaacaacaacaacagcaacaacaacaacaacaacaacaacaacaacaacagcagcagcagcagcagcagcagcagcagcagcagcagcaggagcagcagcagcagcaaaaTGCACAGCCCCAGATCCGATTTCTAAACGCAAATGTTTTACAGCAGCTCCAACAGCAGCAAGTTGcacagcaacaacaacaacagcagcagcatgatgcgcaacaacaacaacaacaaccacaACCACAAGTCATTACCTTGCAACAATTGCAAAACTTTGTGCCTTTGCAACATGCTCAACAAGACCAAAATCAACAAAGGGCGCAAACCATCTCTGTACAAGCTCTGCCGCAGCAGTTCTTACAA AATACTCAACTCGTCGGTGGCCAGACTCAAGGAACGTTGCAGCATCAGTCGCAGCCACaccaacagcagcaacagcaacagcaacagttGAGTTACAACATGATTCCACAGATGCAAACGGTGAACATTGACGGCCAAGAGGCCCTGTTCATTCCATCGTCAGCAATGTCGGCCGCGACTACTCACCACCAGTCTCAGCCGACAATGCAATTTGCGACGACAGGTGGGCAGCAGGTGCAGCTAGCCGGCGGGCAGACTCTGATAACTCCGCATCCCGTCAGCCTGATCAGAACACCCAATGTTTTCCCCACTTCCATCCTACAAAACATCGGTGGACAAACTGTCCAGTTGCCAACAG ATTCCAAGGCTAGCCTGGATGTTTCAGGGCAGAGTGTGCAGGTCCGACCTCTACAGTTTCCAATGCAACAAGTCCAGCAAACCGTACCTGTTCAGGTTCCAGTCACCGTTAGCAATGGACAAACTGTCTATCAGACTGTACATTTTCCGGTACAAGCTCTGTCCAATGTATTCAACATGCCCACTACTCAAATGATACCGCAAATTACTCAG CAAATCCCACAAATGGCCCAAATTATTACTCCCAATGGACAAATACAACAAGTACAAATTGCAAATTTGTCACAGCTGCAAGGTTTACAG GGTCAGCAAGTTGCTCAACAAGTAGCTCAGCAGGTGGCGCAGCAGCAAGTTGTGCAGCAAGTTGCTCAGCAGCAAACGCAGCAGCAGGTTGTCCAGACGGTTCAGCAACAACAAGTCGCACAAGCTCAGCATGTGCAGCAGCAACAAGTACAGCAGGTTGTACAGCAAGTTattcagcagcagcagcaacaccaacaacagcagcagcagcaacaacaacaacaacaacaacaacaacagcagcagcaacagcaacagcaacagcaaccACAGCAACATCAAGTGCAACGTGTGCAACAAGTTTCAACACCAGCCCCAACTGTTTCTACATGGAGCACTTCAGTCAGCACACCAAGCAATGTTCAG GTGGTTGGAATAGGATCTCTTGGGAGAACCATGAACGGCAACATGTTGACAACGAAGGATGGGCAGAAGATTGACGTTCAGACATTGTCAACACTGACTAGGCAACCAGAAAGTGTCGAAGGAGACCTCAAAGTATCGAGTATCGATCCGAGCCATTTAGCCAACAGTCAAGTCATTCATATTCAAGCACCGCAAACTACTCAGTCTGCAATGCAACCTATCACCCTCACAG GCGCCCAAGGACAACAATTAACACTGATACCAGCCTCTGCCTTGACAAACCTTACTTCGCAAGGTGGAATGATGAGGGGTGTCGGTAGTAACATAATGCAGCTCCAGCCAGCAGCTGGGATGAATGCATCAAATGGATTTCTGCAGTCATTTCCCGTACAAAATATTCCTGGATTGGGAAATGTCCAGGTCATCCCAGCCAGTGCCCTGCAACAGGCCTCCATGCAATCGTTACCTTCAAATCCAACCGGAACGCAAATTGTTACCGCTGCACCAACTGTTCATATTGAGGGAAACGAACCATCCAAGTGGCAGATCGTGCAAACGATTCAGTCCGCGCCTACACCCAGCACTCCTGCCCCACCAGTGCAGCAATATCAGGCAAGCACCACTGCGTCGGCACCTGAGACTGATCCAAACAAACAGCATCGTCGCCGAGTTGCCTGTACCTGTCCAAATTGTGGCGATGGCGACAG AAACAGGGATATGACACGGAAGAGGCAGCATGTATGCCATATTCCAGGCTGCAACAAGGTTTACGGAAAAACAAGTCATCTTCGAGCGCACCTGAGGTGGCACACTGGAGAACGGCCGTTTGTCTGTAGTTGGGTATTTTGCGGTAAAAAGTTCACAAGATCGGACGAACTGCAACGACATCGGAGGACACACACGGGAGAGAAGCGGTTTCAATGCCCAGAGTGTACAAAGAAATTCATGCGCTCCGATCATCTCACTAAACACATTAAGACTCACACGAAACTTCGCAGTGGG GATGCTGACGTCGATGATCCTGAGAGAGATCTAGAAGCGGAGGCACCCCAGGAAAAATCTTGGCCTGTTAGTATAATAGCAATTCACAGTGATCTTCCAGCTTCTCAG GAGGCAGCAACATCGACACAGGAAGGATCATCTGACAGTCAATCGTCGAGTGAGGAGAAGATGATAATCACCATACACAAAGAATCTGAACCGTCGGATATGAAGATGAACTGA
- the LOC124304918 gene encoding protein transport protein Sec61 subunit beta: MPAAPSSTSVGAGGRSPSKVVAPRASGGGTVRQRKTAPATSARNRNTGTSSGGMWRFYTDDSPGIKVGPVPVLVMSLLFIASVFMLHIWGKYTRS, encoded by the exons atg CCTGCAGCTCCAAGTTCCACATCTGTTGGGGCAGGAGGACGATCCCCTAGCAAAGTAGTTGCTCCAAGAGCCAGTGGTGGAGGCACAGTTAGACAGCGAAAAACAGCTCCGGCTACCTCAGCCAGAAATCGCAACACCGGCACGAGCTCTGGTGGCATGTGGAGGTTTTACACCGATGATTCTCCTGGCATTAAAGT TGGACCTGTACCAGTCTTAGTGATGTCTCTTCTGTTCATCGCATCTGTTTTTATGCTCCATATTTGGGGAAAATACACTCGCTCCTAA
- the LOC124304893 gene encoding transcription factor Sp4-like isoform X1 has protein sequence MGQFSLVDPNRDVISDTTEEVDEEHDPLQQQEAVEQQQQQQQQQQQQQQQQQQQQQQQQQQQQQQQQQQQQQEQQQQQNAQPQIRFLNANVLQQLQQQQVAQQQQQQQQHDAQQQQQQPQPQVITLQQLQNFVPLQHAQQDQNQQRAQTISVQALPQQFLQNTQLVGGQTQGTLQHQSQPHQQQQQQQQQLSYNMIPQMQTVNIDGQEALFIPSSAMSAATTHHQSQPTMQFATTGGQQVQLAGGQTLITPHPVSLIRTPNVFPTSILQNIGGQTVQLPTDSKASLDVSGQSVQVRPLQFPMQQVQQTVPVQVPVTVSNGQTVYQTVHFPVQALSNVFNMPTTQMIPQITQQIPQMAQIITPNGQIQQVQIANLSQLQGLQGQQVAQQVAQQVAQQQVVQQVAQQQTQQQVVQTVQQQQVAQAQHVQQQQVQQVVQQVIQQQQQHQQQQQQQQQQQQQQQQQQQQQQQQQPQQHQVQRVQQVSTPAPTVSTWSTSVSTPSNVQVVGIGSLGRTMNGNMLTTKDGQKIDVQTLSTLTRQPESVEGDLKVSSIDPSHLANSQVIHIQAPQTTQSAMQPITLTGAQGQQLTLIPASALTNLTSQGGMMRGVGSNIMQLQPAAGMNASNGFLQSFPVQNIPGLGNVQVIPASALQQASMQSLPSNPTGTQIVTAAPTVHIEGNEPSKWQIVQTIQSAPTPSTPAPPVQQYQASTTASAPETDPNKQHRRRVACTCPNCGDGDRNRDMTRKRQHVCHIPGCNKVYGKTSHLRAHLRWHTGERPFVCSWVFCGKKFTRSDELQRHRRTHTGEKRFQCPECTKKFMRSDHLTKHIKTHTKLRSGDADVDDPERDLEAEAPQEKSWPVSIIAIHSDLPASQEAATSTQEGSSDSQSSSEEKMIITIHKESEPSDMKMN, from the exons ATGGGCCAATTTTCCCTAGTGGACCCGAACAGGGATGTCATCTCAGATACGACG GAGGAGGTCGACGAGGAACACGACCCGTTGCAACAACAAGAAGCTGTggaacagcagcagcagcagcaacaacaacaacaacaacagcaacaacaacaacaacaacaacaacaacaacaacagcagcagcagcagcagcagcagcagcagcagcagcagcaggagcagcagcagcagcaaaaTGCACAGCCCCAGATCCGATTTCTAAACGCAAATGTTTTACAGCAGCTCCAACAGCAGCAAGTTGcacagcaacaacaacaacagcagcagcatgatgcgcaacaacaacaacaacaaccacaACCACAAGTCATTACCTTGCAACAATTGCAAAACTTTGTGCCTTTGCAACATGCTCAACAAGACCAAAATCAACAAAGGGCGCAAACCATCTCTGTACAAGCTCTGCCGCAGCAGTTCTTACAA AATACTCAACTCGTCGGTGGCCAGACTCAAGGAACGTTGCAGCATCAGTCGCAGCCACaccaacagcagcaacagcaacagcaacagttGAGTTACAACATGATTCCACAGATGCAAACGGTGAACATTGACGGCCAAGAGGCCCTGTTCATTCCATCGTCAGCAATGTCGGCCGCGACTACTCACCACCAGTCTCAGCCGACAATGCAATTTGCGACGACAGGTGGGCAGCAGGTGCAGCTAGCCGGCGGGCAGACTCTGATAACTCCGCATCCCGTCAGCCTGATCAGAACACCCAATGTTTTCCCCACTTCCATCCTACAAAACATCGGTGGACAAACTGTCCAGTTGCCAACAG ATTCCAAGGCTAGCCTGGATGTTTCAGGGCAGAGTGTGCAGGTCCGACCTCTACAGTTTCCAATGCAACAAGTCCAGCAAACCGTACCTGTTCAGGTTCCAGTCACCGTTAGCAATGGACAAACTGTCTATCAGACTGTACATTTTCCGGTACAAGCTCTGTCCAATGTATTCAACATGCCCACTACTCAAATGATACCGCAAATTACTCAG CAAATCCCACAAATGGCCCAAATTATTACTCCCAATGGACAAATACAACAAGTACAAATTGCAAATTTGTCACAGCTGCAAGGTTTACAG GGTCAGCAAGTTGCTCAACAAGTAGCTCAGCAGGTGGCGCAGCAGCAAGTTGTGCAGCAAGTTGCTCAGCAGCAAACGCAGCAGCAGGTTGTCCAGACGGTTCAGCAACAACAAGTCGCACAAGCTCAGCATGTGCAGCAGCAACAAGTACAGCAGGTTGTACAGCAAGTTattcagcagcagcagcaacaccaacaacagcagcagcagcaacaacaacaacaacaacaacaacaacagcagcagcaacagcaacagcaacagcaaccACAGCAACATCAAGTGCAACGTGTGCAACAAGTTTCAACACCAGCCCCAACTGTTTCTACATGGAGCACTTCAGTCAGCACACCAAGCAATGTTCAG GTGGTTGGAATAGGATCTCTTGGGAGAACCATGAACGGCAACATGTTGACAACGAAGGATGGGCAGAAGATTGACGTTCAGACATTGTCAACACTGACTAGGCAACCAGAAAGTGTCGAAGGAGACCTCAAAGTATCGAGTATCGATCCGAGCCATTTAGCCAACAGTCAAGTCATTCATATTCAAGCACCGCAAACTACTCAGTCTGCAATGCAACCTATCACCCTCACAG GCGCCCAAGGACAACAATTAACACTGATACCAGCCTCTGCCTTGACAAACCTTACTTCGCAAGGTGGAATGATGAGGGGTGTCGGTAGTAACATAATGCAGCTCCAGCCAGCAGCTGGGATGAATGCATCAAATGGATTTCTGCAGTCATTTCCCGTACAAAATATTCCTGGATTGGGAAATGTCCAGGTCATCCCAGCCAGTGCCCTGCAACAGGCCTCCATGCAATCGTTACCTTCAAATCCAACCGGAACGCAAATTGTTACCGCTGCACCAACTGTTCATATTGAGGGAAACGAACCATCCAAGTGGCAGATCGTGCAAACGATTCAGTCCGCGCCTACACCCAGCACTCCTGCCCCACCAGTGCAGCAATATCAGGCAAGCACCACTGCGTCGGCACCTGAGACTGATCCAAACAAACAGCATCGTCGCCGAGTTGCCTGTACCTGTCCAAATTGTGGCGATGGCGACAG AAACAGGGATATGACACGGAAGAGGCAGCATGTATGCCATATTCCAGGCTGCAACAAGGTTTACGGAAAAACAAGTCATCTTCGAGCGCACCTGAGGTGGCACACTGGAGAACGGCCGTTTGTCTGTAGTTGGGTATTTTGCGGTAAAAAGTTCACAAGATCGGACGAACTGCAACGACATCGGAGGACACACACGGGAGAGAAGCGGTTTCAATGCCCAGAGTGTACAAAGAAATTCATGCGCTCCGATCATCTCACTAAACACATTAAGACTCACACGAAACTTCGCAGTGGG GATGCTGACGTCGATGATCCTGAGAGAGATCTAGAAGCGGAGGCACCCCAGGAAAAATCTTGGCCTGTTAGTATAATAGCAATTCACAGTGATCTTCCAGCTTCTCAG GAGGCAGCAACATCGACACAGGAAGGATCATCTGACAGTCAATCGTCGAGTGAGGAGAAGATGATAATCACCATACACAAAGAATCTGAACCGTCGGATATGAAGATGAACTGA